A region from the Aphis gossypii isolate Hap1 chromosome 1, ASM2018417v2, whole genome shotgun sequence genome encodes:
- the LOC114119480 gene encoding KICSTOR subunit 2-like, giving the protein MPKSQEDIVRLFFNYLSKSNYDEAKEFMERQRLVFLNNAWPKAMFDILCDFALAEKNYYDTNFEPSKDKMLERKEDENYLDFVYKTLYQDLEKLQTEVDDNYIIKFMTTLLQFISVRLQLLELYDKLYEIGSMNSWINFSELSETVENIQNDLSNFSPVDQVLRIVRYELDCIQHLFKCHEHLGEWSYFDSLISLKESSDAFILWEKCYLNKEPWRFGSLFMSKSTLPPLLLWFKRFKHMTISKFMLYFYGILVRQSSLREVKNTSETKNLHFFTKMQQLKQKAEALSAMLVFESPDYVTDDESSNGGQSITKMDPYIKYKIIISYPKVPVKFDVIEKMTINEEEHSVNKIQLITDENVTYMIMRVDLKIIFIMCFNGKPKNEEREKASTLEFVSMLRCHKYFTSVNR; this is encoded by the exons atgCCAAAGTCTCAAGAAGATAttgttcgtttattttttaactatttatcaaaatctaaTTATGATGAAGCAAAAGAGTTtatg gAGAGACAACGTTTAGTATTCTTAAACAATGCTTGGCCCAAGGCAATGTTTGATATTCTCTGTGATTTTGCTTTGGCTGAAAAGAATTATTATGACACAAATTTTGAGCCATCAAAAGATAAAATGCTTGAGCGAAAAGAAGACGAG AATTACTTAGACTTTGTGTACAAGACTTTGTATCAAGACCTTGAAAAACTCCAGACTGAGGTTGatgataactatattataaaatttatgactACACTTCTACAGTTTATATCTGTTAGACTCCAACTTCTTGaactatatgataaattatatgaaatcggATCAATGAACAGTTGGATTAATTTTAGTGAGTTATCTGAAACTGTTGAAAACATTCAGAATGATCTTAGTAATTTTTCACCTGTTGATCAAGTATTAAGAATCGTAcg ttatgAATTGGATTGCATTCAACATTTATTCAAGTGTCATGAACATTTGGGGGAATGGTCATATTTTGATTCGTTGATTAGCTTAAAGGAAAGTAGCGATGCATTTATCTTGTGggaaaaatgttatctaaACAAAGAG cCTTGGAGATTTGGCTCATTATTTATGAGCAAAAGTACTTTACCTCCATTGCTTTTATGGTTCAAAAGATTCAAACACATgacaatttctaaatttatgttatatttttacggaATACTTGTACGACAATCATCATTACGTGAAGTGAAGAATACAAGTGAAAccaaaaatttacattttttcacaaa GATGCAACAATTAAAGCAGAAGGCGGAGGCTTTATCTGCAATGTTAGTGTTTGAATCACCTGATTATGTTACTGATGACGAATCTTCTAATGGGGGTCAATCTATTACTAAAATGGATccatatattaagtataaaattataataagttatccaaag gttcCAGTTAAATTTGATGTGATAGAAAAGATGACGATTAATGAAGAAGAACACTcggttaataaaattcaattaattacaGATGAAAAT gttACTTATATGATAATGAGAGTggacttgaaaataatttttattatgtgttttaatgGTAAGCCTAAAAATGAAGAAAGAGAGAAAGCAAGCACATTAGAATTTGTTTCAATGCTTCgatgtcataaatattttacttctgttaatagataa
- the LOC114119481 gene encoding platelet-activating factor acetylhydrolase-like isoform X2, with protein MYLKEFANALHVPYFIFKYFPPLLGQAPYYIPTICDAPISDKEQSYPLVIFSHGYAATRFVCSDYCNTLASYGFIVAAIEHRDKSSPVTFYYDSPESAEQDNPTRIIHRHFHKTKNSDIFTLTNSQMKIRHRECTKLLNTFLDINAGVSVRNVLKSSFDLNQFNNKIDVNKIISSGFSFGGTTAIYNASQDSRYKVAIILDGWMFPLKSEPINILQPILFVNTHTFHISPNINLIQQYLHSKGVRKLYTLKKTTHESSTDTAYMHGHWLDLQMLKKLDAKTALNLQSSLVVQFLHNTIGCPTNSDNAQIFIKEHSDNLIEDVIHYTKRVKRKLTVYPW; from the exons atgtatttgaaagaATTTGCCAATGCTCTTCATGtaccttattttatattcaaatattttccacCACTCTTGGGCCAAG CACCCTATTACATACCAACCATTTGTGATGCACCGATATCGGACAAAGAACAATCGTATCCCCTTGTCATATTTTCACATGGTTACGCAGCGACAAGATTCGTTTGCTCAGATTATTGTAACACTTTAGCATCATACGGATTTATAGTAGCTGCCATTGAACACag AGACAAATCATCGCCTGTTACGTTTTACTATGATTCACCGGAAAGCGCAGAGCAGGATAACCCCACAAGGATCATTCATCGtcattttcataaaacaaagAACTCTGATATCTTTACACTGACAAATAGccaa ATGAAAATTCGGCATAGAGAATGCACCAAGCTTCTGAATACGTTTTTAGACATCAATGCAGGCGTTTCTGTGAGGAACGTACTCAAGTCATCGTTTGATCTGAATCAATTCAAT AATAAGATCGatgtcaacaaaataatatcatctgGATTTTCATTTGGTGGAACAACCGCAATATACAATGCAAGTCAAGACAGTCGTTataa AGTTGCTATAATTCTTGATGGTTGGATGTTTCCATTAAAATCAGAACCTATAAACATTCTACAACCAATATTATTCGTCAACACTCACACATTCCATATATCacccaatataaatttaattcagcAGTATTTGCACTCTAAAGGTGTTCGGAAACtatatacattgaaaaaaactaCACATGAAAGTTCTACGGATACAGCTTACATGCATGGTCACTGGTTAGACTTGCAAATGCTGAAGAAGTTGGATGCTAAAACAGCATTAAATCTACAGAGTAGTCTAgtagtacaatttttacaCAACACAATCG gttGTCCAACAAATTCTGACAAtgctcaaatatttattaaagaacaTTCTGACAACTTAATAGAAGACGTAATTCATTATACAAAAAGAGTTAAAAGAAAACTTACTGTTTATCCTTGGTAA
- the LOC114119481 gene encoding platelet-activating factor acetylhydrolase-like isoform X1 — MMNKEQSKKLHLPFPTGPHVTGCMELMTEYSQEGCFARVFYPTNIPSDQLNKYSDKWIPWIPNKMYLKEFANALHVPYFIFKYFPPLLGQAPYYIPTICDAPISDKEQSYPLVIFSHGYAATRFVCSDYCNTLASYGFIVAAIEHRDKSSPVTFYYDSPESAEQDNPTRIIHRHFHKTKNSDIFTLTNSQMKIRHRECTKLLNTFLDINAGVSVRNVLKSSFDLNQFNNKIDVNKIISSGFSFGGTTAIYNASQDSRYKVAIILDGWMFPLKSEPINILQPILFVNTHTFHISPNINLIQQYLHSKGVRKLYTLKKTTHESSTDTAYMHGHWLDLQMLKKLDAKTALNLQSSLVVQFLHNTIGCPTNSDNAQIFIKEHSDNLIEDVIHYTKRVKRKLTVYPW; from the exons ATGATGAACAAGGAACAATCAAAAAAGCTTCATCTGCCTTTTCCAACAG GTCCACACGTAACAGGATGTATGGAATTGATGACAGAATATTCCCAAGAAGGGTGTTTTGCTAGGGTATTTTACCCGACTAATATTCCATCTGATCAATTGAAC aaATACTCGGATAAATGGATTCCGTGGAttccaaataaaatgtatttgaaagaATTTGCCAATGCTCTTCATGtaccttattttatattcaaatattttccacCACTCTTGGGCCAAG CACCCTATTACATACCAACCATTTGTGATGCACCGATATCGGACAAAGAACAATCGTATCCCCTTGTCATATTTTCACATGGTTACGCAGCGACAAGATTCGTTTGCTCAGATTATTGTAACACTTTAGCATCATACGGATTTATAGTAGCTGCCATTGAACACag AGACAAATCATCGCCTGTTACGTTTTACTATGATTCACCGGAAAGCGCAGAGCAGGATAACCCCACAAGGATCATTCATCGtcattttcataaaacaaagAACTCTGATATCTTTACACTGACAAATAGccaa ATGAAAATTCGGCATAGAGAATGCACCAAGCTTCTGAATACGTTTTTAGACATCAATGCAGGCGTTTCTGTGAGGAACGTACTCAAGTCATCGTTTGATCTGAATCAATTCAAT AATAAGATCGatgtcaacaaaataatatcatctgGATTTTCATTTGGTGGAACAACCGCAATATACAATGCAAGTCAAGACAGTCGTTataa AGTTGCTATAATTCTTGATGGTTGGATGTTTCCATTAAAATCAGAACCTATAAACATTCTACAACCAATATTATTCGTCAACACTCACACATTCCATATATCacccaatataaatttaattcagcAGTATTTGCACTCTAAAGGTGTTCGGAAACtatatacattgaaaaaaactaCACATGAAAGTTCTACGGATACAGCTTACATGCATGGTCACTGGTTAGACTTGCAAATGCTGAAGAAGTTGGATGCTAAAACAGCATTAAATCTACAGAGTAGTCTAgtagtacaatttttacaCAACACAATCG gttGTCCAACAAATTCTGACAAtgctcaaatatttattaaagaacaTTCTGACAACTTAATAGAAGACGTAATTCATTATACAAAAAGAGTTAAAAGAAAACTTACTGTTTATCCTTGGTAA
- the LOC114119511 gene encoding platelet-activating factor acetylhydrolase-like isoform X1, with translation MNKEQSKKLHIPFPTGPHATGCMELMTEYSKEGCFARIFYPTNIPSDQLGKYSDKWVPWIPNEMYLKAFAHALRLPYFIFKYFPPLIGQAPYYIPTISDAPISDKEQSYPLVIFSHGYAATRFVCSDFCNTLASYGFIVAAIEHRDKSSPTTFYYDSPENAEQDNPTWVNHRHFHQTYNSDNYILKNNQLKVRHRECTKLLNTILDINAGVSVKNVLKSSFDLKQFKNKIDVNKIITSGFSFGGATSMYNACYDCRYKAVIVMDAWMFSLKSEPLNIQQPILFINTHTYNFEANIRVIRQYFYSKGIRQLYTIKKTTHESPTDTAFIHGHWLDLQMLKKLDAKTALNLHSSLAVQFLHSTIGWPTNSDKAQIFIKEHSDDLVEDLICYTKRIKRKIGVYPW, from the exons ATGAACAAGGAACAATCAAAAAAGCTTCATATACCTTTTCCGACAG GTCCACACGCAACAGGATGTATGGAATTGATGACAGAATATTCCAAAGAAGGTTGTTTTGCGAGGATATTTTACCCAACTAACATTCCATCTGATCAATTGGGT AAATACTCAGATAAATGGGTTCCATGGATTCcaaatgaaatgtatttgaaaGCATTTGCCCATGCTCTTCGTTTACCTTATTTcatattcaagtattttccACCACTCATCGGTCAag CACCCTATTACATACCAACCATTAGTGATGCACCAATATCGGACAAAGAACAATCGTATCCCTTAGTCATATTTTCACATGGTTACGCAGCAACGAGATTTGTTTGCTCTGATTTTTGTAACACTTTAGCGTCGTACGGATTTATAGTCGCTGCTATTGAACACAG AGACAAGTCATCGCCTACTACGTTTTACTATGACTCTCCAGAAAATGCAGAACAGGACAATCCCACGTGGGTCAATCATCGACATTTTCATCAAACATACAACTCGGATAATTATATCCTGAAAAACAACCAa TTAAAAGTTCGGCATAGAGAATGCACCAAACTTCTAAACACAATTTTAGATATCAATGCAGGCGTTTCTGTGAAGAACGTACTCAAATCatcatttgatttaaaacaattcaaa AACAAGATTgacgttaataaaataataacatccgGTTTTTCATTTGGTGGCGCAACCTCGATGTATAATGCATGTTATGACTGTCGTTATAA agCTGTTATAGTTATGGATGCTTGGATGTTTTCGTTAAAATCAGAACCTTTAAACATTCAACAACCAATATTATTCATcaacacacatacatacaacTTTGAAGCCAACATAAGAGTTATTCGCCAGTATTTCTATTCCAAAGGTATTCGACAACTATACACAATAAAGAAAACTACTCACGAAAGTCCCACGGATACAGCTTTCATACATGGTCACTGGTTAGACTTGCAAATGTTGAAGAAGTTAGATGCTAAAACAGCATTAAATCTGCATAGTAGTCTAGCAGTGCAATTTTTACACAGCACAATCG gTTGGCCGACAAATTCTGACAAagcacaaatatttataaaagaacatTCCGACGACTTGGTGGAAGActtaatttgttatacaaaaagaataaaacgaaaaattggTGTTTATCCTTGGTGA
- the LOC114119511 gene encoding platelet-activating factor acetylhydrolase-like isoform X2, which translates to MYLKAFAHALRLPYFIFKYFPPLIGQAPYYIPTISDAPISDKEQSYPLVIFSHGYAATRFVCSDFCNTLASYGFIVAAIEHRDKSSPTTFYYDSPENAEQDNPTWVNHRHFHQTYNSDNYILKNNQLKVRHRECTKLLNTILDINAGVSVKNVLKSSFDLKQFKNKIDVNKIITSGFSFGGATSMYNACYDCRYKAVIVMDAWMFSLKSEPLNIQQPILFINTHTYNFEANIRVIRQYFYSKGIRQLYTIKKTTHESPTDTAFIHGHWLDLQMLKKLDAKTALNLHSSLAVQFLHSTIGWPTNSDKAQIFIKEHSDDLVEDLICYTKRIKRKIGVYPW; encoded by the exons atgtatttgaaaGCATTTGCCCATGCTCTTCGTTTACCTTATTTcatattcaagtattttccACCACTCATCGGTCAag CACCCTATTACATACCAACCATTAGTGATGCACCAATATCGGACAAAGAACAATCGTATCCCTTAGTCATATTTTCACATGGTTACGCAGCAACGAGATTTGTTTGCTCTGATTTTTGTAACACTTTAGCGTCGTACGGATTTATAGTCGCTGCTATTGAACACAG AGACAAGTCATCGCCTACTACGTTTTACTATGACTCTCCAGAAAATGCAGAACAGGACAATCCCACGTGGGTCAATCATCGACATTTTCATCAAACATACAACTCGGATAATTATATCCTGAAAAACAACCAa TTAAAAGTTCGGCATAGAGAATGCACCAAACTTCTAAACACAATTTTAGATATCAATGCAGGCGTTTCTGTGAAGAACGTACTCAAATCatcatttgatttaaaacaattcaaa AACAAGATTgacgttaataaaataataacatccgGTTTTTCATTTGGTGGCGCAACCTCGATGTATAATGCATGTTATGACTGTCGTTATAA agCTGTTATAGTTATGGATGCTTGGATGTTTTCGTTAAAATCAGAACCTTTAAACATTCAACAACCAATATTATTCATcaacacacatacatacaacTTTGAAGCCAACATAAGAGTTATTCGCCAGTATTTCTATTCCAAAGGTATTCGACAACTATACACAATAAAGAAAACTACTCACGAAAGTCCCACGGATACAGCTTTCATACATGGTCACTGGTTAGACTTGCAAATGTTGAAGAAGTTAGATGCTAAAACAGCATTAAATCTGCATAGTAGTCTAGCAGTGCAATTTTTACACAGCACAATCG gTTGGCCGACAAATTCTGACAAagcacaaatatttataaaagaacatTCCGACGACTTGGTGGAAGActtaatttgttatacaaaaagaataaaacgaaaaattggTGTTTATCCTTGGTGA